Proteins from one Flavobacterium branchiarum genomic window:
- a CDS encoding NAD(P)-dependent oxidoreductase: MKFGIIKERKSPPDRRVVFAPNELARLKQLYHEATVAVESSDIRIFTDIQYKSLGITVTDDVSDCDVLFGVKEVPIENLISDKAYFFFSHTIKKQPYNRKLLQAILEKNIELYDHETIVNSHNQRLIGFGRYAGIVGVYNGIRAFGIKFELFKLPKAETLSGKEALIAHLKRITLPPLKFVITGTGKVGSGAKEILDAIKIKEVTIDNYLTKNYTQAVYVQLDVLDYNKRKDGQLLDYTDFYEHPQEYVSDFERFTRVTDVYFAGHFHANDAPMILTREMLQSKDCKIKVVADISCDIDGPIACTLRSSTIEEPLYGYFPGENKEVDVFHPAAVVVMAVDNLPCEIPKDASEGFGELFMEHVIPAFFNGDKDGILQRAKITENGKLTPRFSYLQDYVDGK, encoded by the coding sequence ATGAAATTTGGAATTATAAAAGAAAGAAAAAGCCCACCAGACAGAAGGGTTGTATTTGCTCCTAATGAACTGGCTCGATTGAAACAACTTTATCATGAAGCTACTGTTGCGGTAGAAAGTTCGGATATTCGTATTTTTACCGATATTCAATACAAAAGCTTGGGCATAACTGTAACGGATGATGTTTCGGATTGCGATGTATTATTTGGAGTAAAAGAAGTTCCTATCGAGAATTTAATTTCTGATAAAGCTTATTTTTTCTTTTCTCATACCATCAAGAAACAACCTTATAATCGAAAATTGCTACAAGCAATTTTAGAAAAAAACATCGAGTTATACGATCATGAAACTATTGTAAATTCTCACAACCAAAGACTTATTGGTTTTGGAAGATACGCTGGTATTGTTGGTGTATATAATGGTATTCGTGCTTTCGGAATTAAATTTGAATTGTTTAAATTACCTAAAGCTGAAACTTTATCTGGCAAAGAGGCTTTAATTGCTCATTTAAAACGAATTACGCTTCCTCCATTAAAATTTGTTATTACTGGAACCGGAAAAGTTGGTAGCGGTGCTAAAGAGATTCTTGATGCTATTAAAATAAAAGAGGTAACAATTGACAATTACCTAACTAAAAATTACACTCAAGCGGTTTATGTTCAACTTGATGTTTTGGATTACAACAAACGTAAAGACGGTCAACTTTTAGATTATACTGATTTTTACGAGCATCCTCAAGAATACGTTTCTGATTTTGAAAGATTCACTCGAGTAACTGATGTTTATTTTGCTGGGCACTTTCACGCAAATGATGCACCAATGATTTTGACTAGAGAAATGCTTCAGTCTAAAGATTGCAAAATAAAAGTTGTTGCCGATATTTCATGCGACATTGATGGTCCTATTGCCTGTACGCTTCGCTCATCGACTATCGAAGAGCCTTTATATGGTTATTTCCCTGGCGAGAACAAAGAGGTTGATGTTTTTCATCCTGCTGCAGTTGTAGTTATGGCTGTTGACAATTTACCTTGCGAAATTCCTAAGGATGCCAGCGAAGGTTTTGGAGAACTTTTTATGGAACACGTAATTCCAGCCTTTTTTAACGGCGATAAAGATGGTATCTTACAAAGAGCCAAAATAACAGAAAACGGTAAGCTAACGCCTCGTTTTAGTTATTTACAGGATTATGTTGATGGAAAATAA
- the fumC gene encoding class II fumarate hydratase: protein MKFRIEKDTMGEVQVPAEKYWGAQTERSRNNFKIGASASMPKEIVEGFAYLKKAAAFANHDLGVLPVEKRDAIAAVCDEILAGKLDDQFPLVIWQTGSGTQSNMNVNEVIANRAQVLKGFEIGEGEQFIKANDDVNKSQSSNDTFPTGMHIAAYKAVVEITIPGVEKLRDTLHAKAVEYKNVVKIGRTHLMDATPLTLGQELSGYAAQLTYGLKALKNTLAHLSEVALGGTAVGTGLNTPAGYDVKVAAYIAEFTGHPFVTAENKFEALAAHDAIVESHGALKQLAVSLNKIANDVRMLASGPRSGIGEIIIPENEPGSSIMPGKVNPTQCEALTMVCAQVMGNDVAISVGGMQGHYELNVFKPVMAANFLQSARLLGDACVSFDEHCAQGIEPNYKRIKELVDNSLMLVTALNTKIGYYKSAEIAQTAHKNGTTLKEEAVRLGYVTPEDFDAWVKPEDMVGTLK, encoded by the coding sequence ATGAAATTTAGAATAGAAAAAGACACCATGGGAGAGGTGCAAGTTCCTGCAGAAAAATATTGGGGTGCACAAACAGAACGTTCTCGTAATAATTTCAAAATTGGAGCTTCGGCATCAATGCCAAAAGAGATCGTAGAAGGATTTGCTTACTTAAAAAAAGCAGCAGCTTTTGCAAACCATGATTTAGGTGTTTTACCAGTAGAAAAAAGAGATGCTATTGCTGCAGTATGCGACGAAATATTAGCAGGTAAATTAGACGATCAATTCCCGTTGGTAATTTGGCAAACAGGTTCAGGTACGCAAAGTAACATGAACGTAAACGAAGTAATTGCAAACCGCGCACAAGTTCTTAAAGGATTTGAAATTGGCGAAGGTGAGCAATTCATAAAAGCAAATGATGATGTAAACAAATCGCAATCATCAAACGATACATTTCCAACAGGAATGCACATTGCAGCTTACAAAGCAGTTGTAGAAATTACAATTCCAGGAGTTGAAAAATTAAGAGACACACTTCATGCAAAAGCAGTTGAATATAAAAATGTTGTAAAAATTGGACGTACGCACCTTATGGATGCAACTCCACTTACTTTAGGACAAGAACTTTCAGGATATGCTGCACAATTAACCTATGGTTTAAAAGCGCTTAAAAACACTTTAGCACACTTATCAGAAGTTGCTTTAGGAGGAACAGCAGTAGGTACAGGATTAAATACACCAGCAGGATACGATGTAAAAGTAGCGGCATATATTGCTGAGTTCACAGGACATCCATTTGTAACAGCTGAAAATAAATTTGAAGCACTTGCAGCTCACGATGCAATCGTAGAATCACATGGAGCATTAAAGCAATTAGCAGTTTCATTAAACAAAATTGCAAATGACGTTCGTATGTTAGCTTCAGGGCCACGTTCTGGAATTGGAGAAATCATTATTCCAGAAAATGAGCCAGGTTCATCTATTATGCCAGGAAAAGTAAACCCAACACAATGCGAAGCATTAACAATGGTTTGTGCTCAGGTTATGGGTAACGATGTAGCTATTTCAGTAGGAGGAATGCAAGGACATTATGAATTAAATGTTTTTAAACCAGTAATGGCAGCAAACTTCTTGCAATCGGCACGTTTATTAGGAGATGCTTGTGTTTCTTTTGATGAGCATTGTGCACAAGGTATTGAGCCAAACTACAAACGTATTAAAGAATTAGTAGATAATTCATTAATGTTAGTAACAGCTTTAAATACTAAAATTGGATATTACAAATCAGCAGAAATAGCTCAAACAGCACACAAAAATGGAACAACTCTTAAAGAAGAAGCAGTTCGTTTAGGTTATGTAACACCAGAAGATTTTGATGCTTGGGTAAAACCAGAAGATATGGTTGGAACTCTTAAATAA
- a CDS encoding serine hydrolase domain-containing protein, with protein sequence MNFIKKANIPQILFLILVLSSCGKDKNTNAVDSETVEDTLPKMKPLLHEKKLPANYVATIKNKVDSFYNKNWPNNSMNGSFLVARNGQIIYEKYEGYANKNQKTEIDVNTPLHIASVSKVLTATAILKLVNAGKFDLDQKVNTILKTFPYEDITVRMLLNHRSGMRNYAYFTDKDKTIWDRHNQLTNQDILNIMATKDIGLEYKPNTRFTYCNTNYAMLALIIEKITGLSYKEAMSQMIFKPLGMTHTYVFDIDKDRKTAVPSYKGNNVEIGIDYLDAVYGDKNIYSTPRDLLKFDRARNAPDFLKPNLLKQVYEGYSNERKGEKNYGLGIRMINWYSGQHFYFHNGWWHGNTSAYITLQKENVTIIALSNKFTRNTYAVRKLAPLFGDYPFVFKDID encoded by the coding sequence ATGAATTTCATTAAAAAAGCAAATATACCACAAATCCTTTTCCTTATTTTAGTTTTAAGCTCTTGTGGAAAAGATAAAAATACAAATGCAGTAGATAGCGAAACTGTAGAAGATACACTCCCTAAAATGAAGCCATTGCTTCATGAAAAAAAACTACCTGCAAATTATGTAGCGACAATAAAAAACAAAGTTGATTCTTTTTACAACAAGAACTGGCCTAATAATTCTATGAACGGAAGTTTTTTGGTAGCAAGAAACGGCCAGATTATCTATGAAAAATACGAAGGATATGCGAATAAGAATCAAAAAACAGAGATTGATGTAAACACACCGTTGCACATAGCATCGGTTAGTAAAGTACTTACAGCAACAGCCATTTTAAAATTGGTAAATGCAGGCAAATTTGATTTAGATCAGAAAGTAAATACCATTTTAAAAACATTTCCTTATGAAGATATCACAGTAAGAATGTTATTAAACCACAGAAGTGGAATGCGTAATTATGCTTATTTTACAGATAAGGACAAAACAATTTGGGACAGACACAATCAATTAACAAATCAGGATATTTTAAATATCATGGCTACAAAAGATATTGGTTTAGAGTATAAACCCAACACTCGTTTTACCTATTGTAATACCAATTATGCGATGTTGGCATTAATTATAGAAAAAATAACAGGACTAAGTTATAAAGAGGCAATGAGCCAAATGATTTTTAAGCCTTTGGGAATGACTCATACTTACGTTTTTGATATCGATAAAGACAGAAAAACAGCGGTTCCTTCTTATAAAGGAAATAATGTTGAAATTGGAATAGATTATCTAGATGCTGTTTATGGAGATAAAAATATCTATTCAACTCCTAGAGATTTATTAAAATTTGATAGAGCCAGAAATGCGCCAGATTTCTTAAAACCTAATTTGCTTAAGCAAGTGTATGAAGGATATAGCAATGAGCGTAAAGGGGAGAAAAACTACGGATTAGGCATCCGAATGATAAATTGGTATTCTGGTCAGCATTTTTATTTTCATAACGGTTGGTGGCACGGAAATACGTCAGCGTATATTACACTTCAAAAAGAAAATGTTACTATAATTGCCTTGTCAAATAAATTTACTCGTAACACATACGCAGTTCGTAAATTGGCACCATTATTTGGAGATTATCCTTTTGTTTTTAAAGATATCGACTAA
- a CDS encoding cold-shock protein: protein MKTGVVKFYNEAKGFGFITEEGTGQDVFVHASGLKDQISENDSVQFEIVDGKKGKNAVEVTVV, encoded by the coding sequence ATGAAAACAGGAGTAGTAAAATTTTACAATGAAGCAAAAGGATTTGGATTCATTACTGAAGAAGGTACAGGACAAGACGTATTTGTTCATGCATCAGGCTTAAAAGATCAAATTAGTGAAAATGACTCTGTTCAATTTGAAATAGTTGACGGAAAAAAAGGCAAAAATGCAGTAGAAGTTACAGTAGTTTAA
- a CDS encoding outer membrane beta-barrel family protein translates to MKKNQLIMLVLLFTSIFSFAQEPGAQRLKVKVTGKVVEKTTNQPLEYATITLVNTKNPKALAGGITNNKGEFSVDASPGVYDIKIEFISFKVIEIKQKKITENTNLGQLALSEDANQLNEVVIRAEKSTVEIKLDKKVYNVGQDMIVKGGTVSDVLDNVPSVSVDTEGNVSLRGSDNIRILIDGRPSNAINVAEALRQIPADAIDKVEVITNPSARYDAEGGSGLINIILKKGKNQGFNGTFIASTGIPETYGVSANANYKTEKINYFTTAGYNYRTNEGGGLTNTQYFNPDGTTKSFLDESRDTERIRKNFNARAGVEWIINPTTFWTNAINYQKNSGDDTDLINYNEFDANRNFTNATYRLNDGVTASENIEYTSNLIKNFNDKGHKLTVDASISRNTDDNDGVITGTRGGNNTLNNQIQKQVQLQADYVLPISEGSRFEAGYKGSFGDLNNKYLVLDALGDRIDTLEYKENINAFYTQFGAKIKDSKFSYLLGLRWEDTNIQVNLLDTKDFNTKKYSNLFPSAFLSYEISDQSNFTASYSKRVSRPRGRFMNPASNYSSNINIFQGNPDLDPSLTDKYDIGYIKRWDKVTFNTSAYFENTKDVFSFVRSPTGEVVTPDGEVVTPTPGNPAVGIPVILSRPINLGKEQKFGFEFTLNYTPFKWWRINSNFNFYNVETTGENRYIDANNVEVVQNLDNKANSWYARINSKLTLPYKIDWQLTAMYNGEQKTAQGKNLDMFGMNTAFSKDILKDKATVAFNISDIFNSRKMRSYTYLENQTSYGEMQFRKRQFNVSFTYRFNKPKNEREKGPKNDGEGGGGEFPG, encoded by the coding sequence ATGAAAAAGAATCAATTAATCATGCTTGTATTACTTTTTACAAGTATTTTCAGTTTTGCCCAAGAACCTGGAGCACAAAGACTGAAAGTTAAAGTTACCGGTAAGGTTGTCGAGAAAACAACTAACCAACCACTTGAATATGCTACAATTACTTTGGTGAATACCAAAAATCCAAAAGCACTTGCAGGAGGAATTACCAATAATAAAGGAGAATTTAGTGTAGATGCTAGCCCAGGTGTTTATGATATTAAAATTGAATTTATTTCGTTTAAGGTAATCGAAATTAAACAAAAGAAAATTACAGAGAATACCAATTTAGGGCAACTTGCTTTATCAGAAGATGCTAATCAACTTAACGAAGTTGTCATTCGTGCAGAGAAATCTACAGTTGAAATTAAACTAGACAAAAAAGTATATAACGTAGGTCAGGATATGATTGTAAAGGGCGGAACAGTAAGTGATGTTCTTGATAATGTACCCTCAGTTTCTGTTGATACAGAAGGAAATGTAAGTTTAAGAGGAAGTGATAACATCCGAATCTTGATCGACGGAAGGCCATCAAACGCGATAAACGTTGCCGAAGCATTACGACAAATTCCTGCCGATGCAATTGATAAAGTTGAGGTAATTACAAATCCCTCAGCTCGTTATGATGCCGAAGGAGGATCTGGATTAATTAATATTATCCTTAAAAAAGGAAAAAACCAAGGTTTTAACGGGACTTTTATTGCTTCAACAGGAATTCCAGAAACGTACGGAGTAAGCGCAAATGCAAATTATAAAACCGAAAAAATAAACTATTTCACGACAGCTGGATACAATTACAGAACTAATGAAGGAGGAGGTTTAACAAATACTCAATATTTTAATCCTGACGGAACTACTAAAAGTTTTTTAGATGAAAGTAGAGATACTGAAAGAATTAGAAAAAATTTCAACGCAAGAGCAGGAGTAGAGTGGATAATTAATCCAACCACTTTTTGGACAAATGCTATAAATTACCAAAAGAATTCAGGAGACGATACCGATTTAATCAATTATAATGAATTTGATGCTAATCGTAACTTTACAAATGCAACATACCGTTTAAATGATGGTGTTACAGCTAGTGAAAACATAGAATACACCTCTAATTTGATTAAAAATTTTAATGATAAAGGGCATAAACTTACTGTAGATGCATCGATTTCACGAAATACAGATGATAATGATGGTGTAATTACAGGAACTCGAGGAGGTAATAATACGTTAAATAACCAGATTCAAAAGCAAGTACAATTGCAAGCAGACTATGTACTTCCGATAAGTGAAGGAAGTAGATTTGAAGCTGGATACAAAGGGAGCTTTGGTGATCTAAACAATAAATATCTCGTTTTAGATGCGTTAGGTGATAGAATAGATACTTTAGAATATAAAGAAAATATAAACGCATTTTACACTCAATTTGGGGCTAAAATTAAGGACTCCAAATTTTCTTATCTTTTAGGATTGCGTTGGGAGGATACTAATATTCAAGTCAATTTATTAGATACAAAAGATTTCAATACTAAAAAATACAGCAACTTGTTTCCAAGTGCATTTCTAAGTTATGAAATATCAGATCAAAGTAATTTTACAGCTAGTTACAGTAAACGTGTTTCAAGACCAAGAGGACGTTTTATGAACCCAGCGTCTAACTACTCAAGTAATATTAATATTTTTCAAGGTAATCCAGATTTAGATCCTTCGTTAACTGATAAATATGATATAGGATATATCAAGCGTTGGGATAAAGTAACGTTTAATACGTCGGCTTATTTTGAAAATACAAAAGACGTGTTTAGTTTCGTTCGATCTCCTACAGGTGAAGTTGTAACTCCAGATGGTGAGGTCGTAACTCCTACGCCAGGTAATCCAGCAGTTGGAATTCCAGTTATCTTAAGCAGGCCAATTAACTTAGGAAAAGAGCAAAAATTTGGTTTCGAATTCACGCTAAATTATACACCGTTTAAATGGTGGAGAATAAACAGTAACTTCAATTTTTATAACGTAGAAACTACAGGAGAAAATAGATATATTGATGCAAACAATGTTGAGGTTGTACAAAATCTTGACAATAAAGCTAATTCTTGGTATGCAAGAATCAATTCAAAATTGACATTACCATACAAAATAGATTGGCAGTTAACAGCTATGTATAACGGAGAGCAAAAAACGGCTCAAGGTAAAAACCTTGATATGTTCGGTATGAATACTGCTTTTAGTAAAGATATCCTTAAAGATAAAGCTACGGTTGCATTTAATATAAGCGATATTTTCAATTCTAGAAAAATGAGATCTTATACCTATTTAGAGAATCAAACTTCATACGGAGAAATGCAATTCCGTAAGCGACAGTTTAATGTTTCATTTACATATAGATTCAATAAGCCTAAAAACGAAAGAGAAAAAGGTCCTAAGAATGATGGTGAAGGTGGTGGAGGAGAATTTCCAGGATAA
- a CDS encoding CPBP family intramembrane glutamic endopeptidase, whose amino-acid sequence MFLEQGVKNENKFWKYLLGSVFIITASFVGQIPLTLAIAYETIVNKMPYPASEAGIMTIFESNITLFLILISFVFALAGVYFAVRYIHHQTFLSVTTSRPKVDWNRILFSFGLWGTFTAVLTVLFYYLSPDDFVINFKPIPFAILFVIATILIPIQTSTEEYVFRGYLMQGFANLARNKWFPLLMTSIIFGMMHIFNPEVSKMGYIIMIYYIGTGLFLGIITLMDEGIELALGFHAANNLVGALLVTSDWSVFQTHSVFKDISEPSAGIDVILPVLIIYPILLFVFSKKYNWTNWKEKLTGEIVIKN is encoded by the coding sequence ATGTTTCTAGAGCAAGGAGTTAAAAACGAAAATAAATTTTGGAAATATTTACTAGGTTCTGTTTTTATAATAACAGCATCCTTTGTTGGTCAAATTCCGCTTACGCTTGCTATAGCATACGAAACTATTGTCAATAAAATGCCATATCCAGCTAGCGAAGCAGGAATAATGACGATTTTTGAGTCTAATATAACTTTGTTTCTAATCTTGATTTCGTTTGTATTTGCTTTGGCAGGTGTTTACTTTGCCGTGCGTTATATACATCATCAAACTTTTTTATCGGTAACAACATCTAGACCAAAAGTCGATTGGAATCGCATCTTGTTTTCATTTGGACTTTGGGGCACTTTTACCGCAGTACTTACTGTTTTGTTTTATTACCTAAGTCCTGACGATTTTGTAATTAATTTCAAGCCTATTCCGTTTGCTATTTTATTTGTTATTGCAACTATTTTAATCCCTATTCAAACGAGTACCGAAGAATATGTTTTTCGTGGTTATTTAATGCAGGGATTTGCAAATTTGGCTCGAAACAAATGGTTTCCGCTCCTAATGACTTCTATTATATTTGGAATGATGCACATTTTTAATCCCGAAGTTTCTAAAATGGGATATATTATTATGATCTACTACATTGGTACGGGCTTATTTTTAGGAATCATCACTTTAATGGACGAAGGAATAGAGCTAGCACTTGGCTTTCATGCTGCCAATAATTTAGTGGGAGCGCTATTGGTTACCTCGGATTGGTCAGTATTCCAAACACATTCTGTTTTTAAAGATATTTCTGAACCTTCTGCGGGTATTGATGTTATTTTACCAGTACTTATCATTTATCCTATCCTGTTATTTGTTTTTAGCAAAAAATATAACTGGACGAATTGGAAAGAAAAACTAACGGGTGAAATCGTAATTAAAAATTAA
- a CDS encoding arsenate reductase family protein → MIQIYHNPRCGKSRNCLAFIENTKQEFEIIPYLVDTPSFDALKELLQKLSLKPIELVRTKEKIWIDNFKNKTMTDAEIIQAMADNPILIERPIVVKDGKAIIGRDLELVKPFLETF, encoded by the coding sequence ATGATACAAATATATCACAACCCACGTTGCGGGAAATCAAGAAATTGCCTGGCTTTTATCGAAAACACAAAACAAGAATTTGAGATAATCCCTTACCTTGTTGACACGCCTTCATTTGATGCGTTAAAAGAATTGCTTCAAAAATTAAGTTTAAAGCCAATAGAATTAGTTCGTACCAAAGAAAAAATATGGATCGATAATTTTAAAAATAAAACAATGACTGATGCCGAAATTATTCAAGCAATGGCCGATAATCCTATTTTAATCGAGCGTCCAATTGTCGTTAAAGATGGCAAAGCAATCATAGGAAGAGATTTAGAATTGGTAAAACCTTTTTTAGAAACATTCTAA
- a CDS encoding Fic family protein has protein sequence MENLIEKYKSLNLEDILDYEKFNMISISHHSTRIEGSTLTEIETQVLINNGLTPKGKPLIHSLMLTDHYQALTFVLKEAQNKRPISFELIKEINAKVMKSTGNLYNTILGEVDASKGMLRKGNVSAGISYFPNYDKVEKLTNNLVELLNEKIGNNLSVDDQLNLSFDAHFNLVSIHPFYDGNGRTSRLLMNYIQAYYNLPLAIVNSENKQDYINTLVETRKNEDISIFRNFMQNEYKQFLSNEIDKYEKQINQKNSTGFSFLF, from the coding sequence ATGGAAAATCTGATTGAAAAATATAAAAGTTTAAATCTAGAAGATATTTTAGATTATGAGAAATTTAATATGATTTCCATTAGTCATCATTCTACTCGAATTGAAGGTTCTACTCTTACTGAAATTGAAACACAAGTACTAATAAACAATGGCTTAACTCCTAAAGGAAAACCCCTCATTCACTCTTTAATGCTTACAGATCATTATCAGGCTTTAACTTTTGTTCTTAAAGAAGCACAGAATAAAAGACCTATTTCATTTGAACTTATTAAAGAAATTAATGCTAAAGTGATGAAGAGCACTGGAAACTTATATAATACTATTTTGGGGGAAGTCGATGCTAGTAAAGGAATGCTACGTAAAGGGAATGTATCTGCAGGGATTTCTTATTTCCCTAATTATGATAAAGTTGAAAAGTTAACAAACAATTTGGTAGAACTTCTCAATGAAAAGATTGGTAATAACTTATCTGTTGATGATCAGTTAAATTTATCATTTGATGCACATTTTAATCTTGTTAGTATCCATCCTTTTTATGATGGAAACGGAAGAACATCCCGTTTATTAATGAATTATATTCAAGCTTATTATAATTTACCTCTAGCTATCGTAAATAGTGAAAATAAACAGGATTATATAAATACTTTAGTGGAAACTCGAAAAAATGAAGACATTTCAATTTTTAGAAATTTTATGCAGAATGAGTATAAGCAATTTTTATCAAATGAAATTGATAAATATGAAAAGCAGATTAATCAAAAAAACAGTACAGGATTTTCTTTTCTTTTTTAG